GAGCCTAGAATTTCTTAGATCTGTGTTCTTCTACCATCCTCTACATGGATTGGTTCCACATTAATCCTAAAGATGCACAAATTTTATAgcttgaacaaaaaaaaaaaaaacacatacaatAATCGCATATCACATATTATGTTTTTtgtggagagggggagggttccaaagtatttaCACGGTCCAATGTTTGCACGGGTAATATAATGGAGATTCTCTTGGTAAAGATTTTATTCGTAATTTATTCGCCCAACTATCGAGAAAGACTCGCGTGTGCCGTACGATACGATCCATTACGATACGATATCGTCTGTGGgcttatatatgtatgtatattgatgtgtgcatatgtatgtacaatccgaagagaggattactcttgttttgttctctttcCTAGATGATAATATCGTATCAGTGGTTCTGGAAGGGGGTGCTTAAACCTACGACGAAAGCTATAATCCAGTGGATGGGTCGGAATAGGTGTCCTGTTCCTCCGCTCAGACATAGCCCTCTCCTGTCTTGGCCTCGGGACTGTGTTTGACGAGGGTTGAGGTAGGACTcgtggccgttgccgttgccgtggcgCCGCTCTGGGGCAGGGCGATCGTGCCACCGGATGAAGAGTTGTCCACTGTATCCACTGTGGGGGCTCCTGCCGAACGCACCGAGGAGCGCACTGTGGGGTCCTGCATGTTGAAGCTCAGACTGAAGCTGTTGTTCCGCGaaatgttgccgttgccgctgccgttcagGGGCTTCACGGACAGGAGGGCCGTGGTGgtgatgccgccgccgccgcccgcaCCCGGCCCCACGGTCATGCCGTTGCTGGAGccactgttgctgtagccgtccTGCTCCTGGGCCAGGTCCACGATGGACAGGGACTAGGGGAAGCGCTGAATGGAGAGCGAGACGGGGATCGTGGTGATGCCGTCATTGGGCTCGTAGCCACTGGCCGTTGTCGTGATGGTCGGCAGCTGGGCGTTCGCCGCGATGGGAAGGATGCTCAGGGTCCCCGTGGGAATGGTGtacccgccgccgctgctgttggccaTCGTGAAGGGAAACGACAGCGTGGTGATGTTCGTGGCAGCGGAGAGGGCTACGGAATCGAGAATCGAAGGGAGAGAGATTGTGGTTGGAGTAtctgaatctgcatctgcgggAGTATCTGTGCCCGGTACTCACTGCTGTGAACTCGCTGTAAATGATGACCACTGCGGGCAGGGTCCACGCCTTGAGGTACCCAAAGAAGAGCCACGCGATCTCCCCGCAGGTGGAGAAGCGGAAGAGCTGCAGGAAGCCGATCGGCTGTGTGGGCTCCAGTCCTGCGGCCACCGGCGCCTCATCCAGGGACTTGCCATCGGTTGTCGTCGTGCCAGAAGCCTCGTCCATCTATCGGTACGACGAAGGACGGAGGAATAGTGTTACTCGAGCCAAGACCCGCGATTTATTCACAGAcacggacagagacagacggcacgcaaaggttaattcaattactgccacactctcagaggcatgtatctgtatctgtggctgtggcaagggTACAGCAGCtactttgtatcttttgccaTAGTTCTCTCTCATTGACCCGCGGGGTTAACGCGTAATAAAATCTACCGTTTATTATTGGACATTCCAACGCCAATTTGgagcgattcgattcgattccctttCAGAGGCCCGTACAGAAATCTGTGTGGCGCCAttcgccccctgccccctctcCTTGTCGTGGGATGGATGATcaccttttaattgattttcaacACTTTGATCCTTCAGATACTGTATCTATGCACTGATTTCTGCAGAAGATCCGTTACTGCTCACTCGGACCGCCCAAGCGCGACTGCTGGAACACCGTCCGCGGAGCCACCCATTTATGTTGATTCCCCGATGTGGATGCTGGACAGAGTACTCGGGCTTGGGCATGAGTACTCGTGAGTGTATCGTATCAATCGCTCGCTTTGGGGTTCACAATTCTAATTGATCTCCGCTTTCCGCTCTTGGGGTAGGTTCCGCCGAAAGAGGCGCTTCAATTTACAATGAGAGCAAAAGAGACATTCTGTAgagggtttttcttttctttgcttttcttttctttattctttttctttcatttggaGGGTGGAAGGTGCAACAATCTAAAACGGAGGCAGACTCTTGAGCCTCCTGCTGGTGCGCAGCACGAATGGTGCCGGCTGATTTGTACCGGCATTTCCTCCAGCGGGAACGACTTCGGGAGCAGCTACGGGAGCGACTGCGGGAGCGACTCCGACCGACTCGCCTTCATCGTCCGAGCCCCCGAGCATTACGCTGTCCAAAGTAGTGCGGGACGCCCGCAGTGTCATCATGTGCCGGGTGCTGCGTTCGCCCAAGGTGTTGCGCACCTTCAGGCAGCTCTTCTGCGAcagggttctttttttttcgcccgtACCCAGGGCGAGGACGCGGCGCTGGCACTCGCCGAATGCCACGGCATGGCTGCTGGTGGGCCCGTCGTCCTCATTGCCGGGCCGTTCAAAAATCGTCTCGAGACCGGTGGGCCTCGACTTTGCGATGGTCGGCGATGGCGCCTGAGAAGCGGTGGTCGGCGTCAGGCTGGGCTTCTTGGCCAGACGGCTGGGACTAAGACTGGGCCTGGCGgcgctctggctcttgctcttgcaggCGCGCGGCGGCATTTGGCGCCGAACCATAGTCGCGGTTGCCACAGATCCTGTATCCCCCGGTATACTCCCGGCTGAAATGAGACGAAATGAGAAATGAGTTACGACTGTCCGATGGCCGCAGAACCGAGTACTTCCTTTACCTTTAGCTTTGCCTTcaagttttttctttgcaggcatttctcgtatctttttcCGTCTCCTGGGTAAACCTTTCGACTTCTCAAACGAGCAACGAGCAACAAGCCTctttgggttgagggctctcagtgctccacaggggaggggctgagaggctggggtgtgagccgccagcaaccaagcgcgttgctttattaatatttgtgggcagtatatgtcttaatttaatttatgtacatttttgtgtttgttttacaattcAACTATTGAGTCTCAATACCCACGCTACAAGGAGTGGAAACAGcagccgagagagagagcgatcccaatacccacgctacacgaaggagaagcagcagccagaacAAGAGCCACGAAGAGGGGAATAGATTGATCTCTCCCACTCCGACCAGTGACGCCGATGTGATCAACAACTCTCCCCGGCCAGcccgaagccaacgcctacaAGGGAGACCGAGAGAGAGGCCGCCGTCGCGAAACTGAGAGAGAGTTTTTCATTTAAAACAATGGGGGGAGCAACACCGAAACCAGATCCCACAGGAACCACGACGAGCATCACTAGCATTAATACCGACGTCACACGAAGGGGAAATCGCAGCCAAGAGAGAGCCAGGGCTGGAGCGATCCATACCTTTGTCACACGAAGGGGAAATGGTAGCCGAGAGCGATCCCAATACCCACGCTACAAGGAGGGGAAACAGCAGCCGAGGAACTCCAGCGCCACCGCTCCTATACGCCATCTACTAATTTGTATATGTACTAAATTCAAATAATACATGCCATATTTTACATGTAGTTGCAGTGTTTTTGGCTGAACAATGGGAAGGTAACACTAGTTACAGTAGTGGTAGGTATTCGGTATTTTTTTATGCAAGTATTTTGAGTAAAGAAAGTTAAGGTAACACTAGACTTACCATTaacatgtgttttcttttacaatggattgcgtcttttcagtccgttcccgtcctcggagcgggcttcatataagtggcggcgcaaggctgatcctcatatcagtatcagcataggccctgtagttggatgggtgcgtaccgccgcaactttggcatttagctgggtgcggtggacgaaaccaccgcactttacacagacgaagccgcgttgacagaagttgttaaaccgccgcaattttcgcatttagctgggtgcggtggacgaaaccaccgcactttacacaggcgaagccgcgttgacagaagttgttaaaccgccgcaattttcgcatatagctgggtgcggtggacgaaaccaccgcactttacacaggcgaagccgcgttgacagtagttgtgtgtggtttaagaaatctttgtgttttatgattctctttgtggtttgtgatttgaatatatgtttagtggcgcacagaattttaatttacattggcgagaaagaggaaataaagcttgtcggtagtggttgggaagggaatgtgtgtggggcgagttgggaaaatggctgcttggcttggcgtcggcattttaatgtattccttattggcgttaattaagaatttttaaCAGTTTAGTTGGGCGGCAAACAAGTTAAGGGGCTCGTTAGTCGCCCGACGTGTCACACCGCTTCATCTGCCTCGTCGATCATCtgtaactgtatctgtatctgtacaaAGGAGCCTAGAATTTCTTAGATCTGTGTTCTTCTACCATCCTCTACATGGATTGGTTCCACATTATTCCTAAAGATGCACAAATTTTATAGCttgaacaaaaataaaaaacacatACAATAATCGCATATCACATATTATGTTTTTtgtggagagggggagggggagggttccaaagtatttaCACGGTCCAATGTTTGCACGGGTAATATAATGGAGATTCTCTTGGTAAAGATTTTATTCGTAATTTAATCGCCCAACTATCGAGAAAGACTCGCGTGTGCCGTACGATACGATCCATTACGATACGATATCGTCTGTgggctatatatgtatgtatattgatgtgtgcatatgtatgtacaatccgaagagaggattactcttgttttgttctctttcCTAGATGATAATATCGTATCAGTGGTTCTGGAAGGGGGTGCTTAAACCTACGACGAAAGCTATAATCCAGTGGATGGGTCGGAATAGGTGTCCTGTTCCTCCGCTCAGACATAGACCTCTCCTGTCTTGGCCTCGGGACTGTGTTTGGCGAGGGTTGAGGTAGCACTcgtggccgttgccgttgccttgGCGCCGCTCTGGGGCAGGGCGGTCGTGCCACCGGATGAAGAGTTGTCCACTGTATCCACTGTGGGGGCTCCTGCCGAACGCACCGAGGAGCGCACTGTGGGGTCCTGCAGGTTGAAGCTCAGACTGAAGCTGTTGTTCCGCGaaatgttgccgttgccgctgccgttcagGGGCTTCACGGACAGGAGGGCCGTCGTGgtgatgccgccgccgccgcccgcaCCCGGCCCCACGGTCATGCCGTTGCTGTAGCCGTCCTGCTCCTGGGCCAGGTCCACGATGGACAGGGACGACAGGGACAGCGAGACGGGGATCGTGGTGATGACGTCATTGGGCTCGTAGCCACTGGCCGGTGTCGTGATGGTCGGCAGCTGGGCGTTCGCCGCGATGGGAAGGATGCTCAGGGTCCCCGTGGGAATGGTGtacccgccgccgctgctgttggccaTCGTGAAGGGAAACGACAGCGTGGTGATGTTCGTGGCAGCGGAGAGGGCTACGGAATCGAGAATCGAAGGGAGAGAGATTGTGGTTGGAGTAtctgaatctgcatctgcgggAGTATCTGTGCCCGGTACTCACTGCTGTGAACTCGCTGTAAATGATGACCACTGCGGGCAGGGTCAACGCCTTGACGCAGCACATGAGGAACCCAAAGAAGAGCCACGCGATCTCCCCGCAGGTGGAGAAGCGGAAGAGCTGCAGGAAGCCGATCGGCTGTGTGCGCTCCAGTCCTGCGGCGACCGGCGCCTCATCCAGGGACTTGCCATCGGTTGTCGTCGTGCAAGAAGCCTCGTCCATCTATCGGTACGACGAAGGACGGAGGAATAGTGTTACTCGAGCCAAGACCCGCGATTTATTCACAGAcacggacagagacagacggcacgcaaaggttaattcaattactgccacactctcagaggcatgtatctgtatctgtggctgtggaaAGGGTACAGCAGCtactttgtatcttttgccaTAGTTCTCTCTCATTGACCCGCGGGGTTAACGAGTAATAGAATCTACCGTTTATTATTGGACATTCCAACGCCAATTTGgagcgattcgattcgattccctttCAGAGGCCCGTACAGAAATCTGTGTGGCGCCATTCGCCCCCTGCCCGTGTATCGTATCAATCGCTCGCTTTGGGGTTCAATATTCTAATTGATCTCCGCTTTCCGCTCTTGGGGTAGGTTCCGCCGAAAGAGGCGCTTCAATTTACAATGAGAGCAAAAGAGACATTCTGTAgagggtttttcttttctttgcttttcttttctttattctttttctttcatttggaGGGTGGAAGGTGCAACAATCTAAAACGGAGGCAGACTCTTGAGCCTCCTGCTGGTGCGCAGCACGAATGGTGCCGGCTGATTTGTACCGGCATTTCCTCCAGCGGGAACGACTTCGGGAGCAGCTACGGGAGCGACTCCGACCGACTCGCCTTCATCGCCCGAGCCCCCGAGCATTACGCTGTCCAAAGTAGTGCGGGACGCCCGCAGTGTCATCATGTGCCGGGTGCTGCGTTCGCCCAAGGTGTTGCGCACCTTCAGGCAGCTCTTCTGCGAcagggttctttttttttcgcccgtACCCAGGGCGAGGACGCGGCGCTGGCACTCGCCGAATGCCACGGCATGGCTGCTGGTGGGCCCGTCGTCCTCATTGCCGGGCCGTTCAAAAATCGTCTCGAGACCGGTGGGCCTCGACTTTGCGATGGTCTGCGATGGCGCCTGAGAACCGGTGGTCGGCGTCAGGCtgggcttcttggccaggcgGCTGGGACTAAGACTGGGCCTGGCGgcgctctggctcttgctcttgcaggCGCGCGGCGGCATTTGGCGCCGAACCATAGTCGCGGTTGCCACAGATCCTGTATCCCCCGGTATACTCCCGGCTGAAATGAGACGAAATGAGAAATGAGTTACGACTGTCCGATGGCCGCAGAACCGAGTACTTCCCTTACCTTTAGCTTTGCCTTcaagttttttctttgcaggcatttctcgtatctttttccgtctcctgggtaaacctttcgacttctcaaacgagcaacgagcaacgagcctctttgggttgagggctctcagtgctccacaggggaggggctgagaggctggggtgtgagccgccagcaaccaagcgcgttgctttattaatatttgtgggcagtatatgtcttaatttaatttatgtacatttttgtgtttgttttacaattcAACTATTGAGTCTCAATACCCACGCTACAAGGAGTGGAAACAGcagccgagagagagagagcgatcccaatacccacgctacacgaaggagaagcagcagccagaacAAGAGCCACGAAGAGGGGAATAGTAGGATCTCTCCCACTCCGACCAGTGACGCCGATGTGATCAACAACTCTCCCCGGCCAGcccgaagccaacgcctacaAGGGAGACCGAGAGAGAGGCCGCCGTCGCGAAACTGAGAGAGAGTTTTTCATTTAAAACAATGGGGGGAGCAACACCGAAACCAGATCCCACAGGAACCACGACGAGCATCACTAGCATTAATACCGACGTCACACGAAGGGGAAATCGCAGCCAAGAGAGAGCCAGGGCTGGAGCGATCCCATACCTTTGTCACACGAAGGGGAAATGGTAGCCGAGAGCGATCCCAATACCCACGCTACAAGGAGGGGAAACAGCAGCCGAGGAACTCCAGCGCCACCGCTCCTATACGCCATCTACTTATTTGTATATGTACTAAATTCAAATAATACATGCCATATTTTACATGTAGTTGCAGTGTTTTTCGCTGAACAATGGGAAGGTAACACTAGTTACAGTAGTGGTAGGTATTCGGTATTTTTTTATGCAAGTATTTTGAGTAAAGAAAGTTAAGGTAACACTAGACTTACCATTaacatgtgttttcttttacaatggattgcgtcttttcagtccgttcccgtcctcggagcgggcttcatataagtggcggcgcaaggctgatcctcatatcagtatcagcataggccctgtagttggatgggtgcgtaccgccgcaactttggcatttagctgggtgcggtggacgaaaccaccgcactttacacagacgaagccgcgttgacagaagttgttaaaccgccgcaattttcgcatttagctgggtgcggtggacgaaaccaccgcactttacacaggcgaagccgcgttgacagtagttgtgtgtggttcaagaaatctttgtgttttatgattctctttgtggtttgtgatttgaatatatgtttagtggcgcacagaattttaatttacattggcGAGAAAAAGGAAAtaaagcttgtcggtagtggttgggaagggaatgtgtgtggggcgagttgggaaaatggctgcttggcttggcgtcggcattttaatgtattccttattggcgttaattaagaatttttaaCAGTTTAGTTGGGCGGCAAACAAGTTAAGGGGCTCGTTAGTCGCCCGACGTGTCACACCGCTTCATCTGCCTCGTCGATCATCtgtaactgtatctgtatctgtacaaAGGAGCCTAGAATTTCTTAGATCTGTGTTCTTCTACCATCCTCTACATGGATTGGTTCCACATTAATCCTAAAGATGCACAAATTTTATAgcttgaacaaaaaaaaaaaaaacacatacaatAATCGCATATCACATATTATGTTTTTTGTGgagaggggagggggaggggagggttccaaagtatttaCACGGTCCAATGTTTGCACGGGTAATATAATGGAGATTCTCTTGGTAAAGATTTTGTTCGTAATTTATTCGCCCAACTATCGAGAAAGACTCGCGTGTGCCGTACGATACGTTCCATTACGATACGATATCGTCTGTgggctatatatgtatgtatattgatgtgtgcatatgtatgtacaatccgaagagaggattactcttgttttgttctctttcCTAGATGATAATATCGTATCAGTGGTTCTGGAAGGGGGTGCTTAAACC
Above is a genomic segment from Drosophila miranda strain MSH22 chromosome Y unlocalized genomic scaffold, D.miranda_PacBio2.1 Contig_Y3_pilon, whole genome shotgun sequence containing:
- the LOC117194743 gene encoding protein tantalus-like isoform X2; the encoded protein is MPAKKKLEGKAKAGSIPGDTGSVATATMVRRQMPPRACKSKSQSAARPSLSPSRLAKKPSLTPTTASQAPSPTIAKSRPTGLETIFERPGNEDDGPTSSHAVAFGECQRRVLALGTGEKKRTLSQKSCLKVRNTLGERSTRHMMTLRASRTTLDSVMLGGSDDEGESVGVAPAVAPVAAPEVVPAGGNAGTNQPAPFVLRTSRRLKSLPPF
- the LOC117194743 gene encoding multidrug resistance protein homolog 65-like isoform X3 produces the protein MDEASGTTTTDGKSLDEAPVAAGLEPTQPIGFLQLFRFSTCGEIAWLFFGYLKAWTLPAVVIIYSEFTAPSPLPRTSPRCRFPSRWPTAAAAGTPFPRGP
- the LOC117194743 gene encoding protein tantalus-like isoform X1; this translates as MPAKKKLEGKAKGKGSTRFCGHRTVVTHFSFRLISAGSIPGDTGSVATATMVRRQMPPRACKSKSQSAARPSLSPSRLAKKPSLTPTTASQAPSPTIAKSRPTGLETIFERPGNEDDGPTSSHAVAFGECQRRVLALGTGEKKRTLSQKSCLKVRNTLGERSTRHMMTLRASRTTLDSVMLGGSDDEGESVGVAPAVAPVAAPEVVPAGGNAGTNQPAPFVLRTSRRLKSLPPF
- the LOC117194561 gene encoding protein tantalus-like, with the protein product MVRRQMPPRACKSKSQSAARPSLSPSRLAKKPSLTPTTGSQAPSQTIAKSRPTGLETIFERPGNEDDGPTSSHAVAFGECQRRVLALGTGEKKRTLSQKSCLKVRNTLGERSTRHMMTLRASRTTLDSVMLGGSGDEGESVGVAPVAAPEVVPAGGNAGTNQPAPFVLRTSRRLKSLPPF